In a genomic window of Taeniopygia guttata chromosome 13, bTaeGut7.mat, whole genome shotgun sequence:
- the MYOT gene encoding myotilin isoform X1 → MSVPNLPSVSSMCQPTMFNYERPKHFIQSKNVCQGQQQPPGPAASTEPSREIKQSSILIQPRNPSGQKFSSSSSLSSSITLSSPSCSAPKESTYPITPASAQSPASSSSGQRLLPMPNQSPAAFLCSVLPSQPDYNSPAPSPVEAHSYSQPMYNKQASINSMQKTSDQEIRGTKEALIQDLEKKLRCKDSLLQNGNQRLTYEERMARRLLGPANAASVLDTQGEDSMQNAQHQNAENIRLQVPTTHVRSRPSSRGDDRGHDSIQEKFFQPRFTQVPEDVVIEEGRFCRLDFKVSGLPTPDVMWYQNGRMVHQDQFHKMIVSEKGFHSFIFEAVKSADAGTYECVAVNRAGEASFTVKVEVIAKEHHMPPTFIFKPQSKKVFEGDTARLECQISAIPTPRIYWKRNNEMVQYNTDRISLLHDNTGRICLLIHNATKKDAGWYTVSAVNGAGVATCHARLEVATHTNKPLPAPKQLRVRPTFSKYLALNGRGLDVKQAFSPEGEFQRLAEQSGLYESDEL, encoded by the exons ATGAGTGTCCCTAATCTCCCATCCGTTTCCTCTATGTGCCAACCAACCATGTTTAACTACGAACGTCCAAAACACTTTATCCAGTCTAAGAACGTGTGTCAAGGGCAACAGCAGCCTCCAGGACCTGCAGCCTCTACAGAGCCAAGCAGAGAAATCAAACAGTCCTCCATCCTCATCCAGCCTCGTAACCCCAGCGGGCAGAAATTCTCCTCCTCGTCATCGCTGAGCTCTTCAATCACGCTCTCCTCGCCTTCCTGTAGTGCCCCTAAGGAATCCACATATCCCATCACACCTGCATCTGCACAGTCTCCTGCTAGCTCATCATCCGGGCAGAGGCTTCTACCCATGCCTAACCAATCCCCCGCAGCCTTCCTGTGCTCCGTGCTCCCCTCGCAGCCCGACTATAACAGCCCAGCTCCTTCTCCCGTGGAAGCTCA TAGTTACTCACAGCCCATGTATAACAAGCAAGCCAGCATCAACTCTATGCAGAAGACATCAGACCAAGAAATTCGAGGAACAAAGGAGGCGCTCATCCAGGACTTGGAAAAGAAACTGCGATGCAAAGACAGCCTCCTCCAGAACGGCAATCAG CGACTGACCTATGAAGAGAGAATGGCTCGCAGGCTGCTGGGACCAGCGAATGCTGCCTCTGTGCTGGACACACAGGGTGAAGACAGCATGCAGAATGCACAG CACCAGAATGCAGAAAACATCAGGCTGCAGGTTCCTACAACACATGTAAG GAGCAGACCATCCTCAAGAGGTGACGATCGTGGACATGACTCAATCCAGGAGAAGTTCTTTCAGCCACGTTTTACACAAGTGCCTGAAGATGTAGTGATTGAGGAAGGGCGGTTCTGCAGGCTCGACTTCAAA GTCAGTGGGCTCCCAACTCCAGATGTGATGTGGTACCAGAATGGAAGGATGGTTCATCAGGATCAGTTCCATAAAATGATAGTGTCAGAAAAGGGATTCCACTCATTTATTTTTGAAGCAGTCAAATCAGCTGATGCAGGGACATACGAATGTGTGGCTGTCAACCGTGCAGGAGAAGCATCTTTCACAGTAAAAGTGGAAGTAATTG CTAAAGAACATCATATGCCTCCAACTTTCATTTTCAAGCCACAAAGCAAAAAGGTTTTTGAAGGAGACACAGCCAGACTCGAATGCCAGATCTCTGCCATCCCAACACCTCGGATTTACTGGAAAAGAAACAACGAAATGGTACAATATAATACAGACCGAATAAG CTTGCTCCATGACAATACTGGAAGGATTTGCCTCCTGATCCATAATGCAACCAAGAAGGATGCTGGCTGGTACACCGTGTCTGCTGTCAACGGGGCAGGGGTGGCCACATGCCACGCCAGGCTAGAGGTTGCAA cACATACAAATAAGCCACTTCCTGCCCCAAAGCAGTTACGGGTTCGACCAACTTTTAGCAAGTATTTGGCACTTAATGGAAGAGGACTGGATGTGAAACAAGCTTTCTCACCAGAAGGAGAATTTCAGCGGTTGGCTGAGCAGTCTGGACTCTATGAAAGTGATGAACTTTAA
- the MYOT gene encoding myotilin isoform X2 has product MSVPNLPSVSSMCQPTMFNYERPKHFIQSKNVCQGQQQPPGPAASTEPSREIKQSSILIQPRNPSGQKFSSSSSLSSSITLSSPSCSAPKESTYPITPASAQSPASSSSGQRLLPMPNQSPAAFLCSVLPSQPDYNSPAPSPVEAHYSQPMYNKQASINSMQKTSDQEIRGTKEALIQDLEKKLRCKDSLLQNGNQRLTYEERMARRLLGPANAASVLDTQGEDSMQNAQHQNAENIRLQVPTTHVRSRPSSRGDDRGHDSIQEKFFQPRFTQVPEDVVIEEGRFCRLDFKVSGLPTPDVMWYQNGRMVHQDQFHKMIVSEKGFHSFIFEAVKSADAGTYECVAVNRAGEASFTVKVEVIAKEHHMPPTFIFKPQSKKVFEGDTARLECQISAIPTPRIYWKRNNEMVQYNTDRISLLHDNTGRICLLIHNATKKDAGWYTVSAVNGAGVATCHARLEVATHTNKPLPAPKQLRVRPTFSKYLALNGRGLDVKQAFSPEGEFQRLAEQSGLYESDEL; this is encoded by the exons ATGAGTGTCCCTAATCTCCCATCCGTTTCCTCTATGTGCCAACCAACCATGTTTAACTACGAACGTCCAAAACACTTTATCCAGTCTAAGAACGTGTGTCAAGGGCAACAGCAGCCTCCAGGACCTGCAGCCTCTACAGAGCCAAGCAGAGAAATCAAACAGTCCTCCATCCTCATCCAGCCTCGTAACCCCAGCGGGCAGAAATTCTCCTCCTCGTCATCGCTGAGCTCTTCAATCACGCTCTCCTCGCCTTCCTGTAGTGCCCCTAAGGAATCCACATATCCCATCACACCTGCATCTGCACAGTCTCCTGCTAGCTCATCATCCGGGCAGAGGCTTCTACCCATGCCTAACCAATCCCCCGCAGCCTTCCTGTGCTCCGTGCTCCCCTCGCAGCCCGACTATAACAGCCCAGCTCCTTCTCCCGTGGAAGCTCA TTACTCACAGCCCATGTATAACAAGCAAGCCAGCATCAACTCTATGCAGAAGACATCAGACCAAGAAATTCGAGGAACAAAGGAGGCGCTCATCCAGGACTTGGAAAAGAAACTGCGATGCAAAGACAGCCTCCTCCAGAACGGCAATCAG CGACTGACCTATGAAGAGAGAATGGCTCGCAGGCTGCTGGGACCAGCGAATGCTGCCTCTGTGCTGGACACACAGGGTGAAGACAGCATGCAGAATGCACAG CACCAGAATGCAGAAAACATCAGGCTGCAGGTTCCTACAACACATGTAAG GAGCAGACCATCCTCAAGAGGTGACGATCGTGGACATGACTCAATCCAGGAGAAGTTCTTTCAGCCACGTTTTACACAAGTGCCTGAAGATGTAGTGATTGAGGAAGGGCGGTTCTGCAGGCTCGACTTCAAA GTCAGTGGGCTCCCAACTCCAGATGTGATGTGGTACCAGAATGGAAGGATGGTTCATCAGGATCAGTTCCATAAAATGATAGTGTCAGAAAAGGGATTCCACTCATTTATTTTTGAAGCAGTCAAATCAGCTGATGCAGGGACATACGAATGTGTGGCTGTCAACCGTGCAGGAGAAGCATCTTTCACAGTAAAAGTGGAAGTAATTG CTAAAGAACATCATATGCCTCCAACTTTCATTTTCAAGCCACAAAGCAAAAAGGTTTTTGAAGGAGACACAGCCAGACTCGAATGCCAGATCTCTGCCATCCCAACACCTCGGATTTACTGGAAAAGAAACAACGAAATGGTACAATATAATACAGACCGAATAAG CTTGCTCCATGACAATACTGGAAGGATTTGCCTCCTGATCCATAATGCAACCAAGAAGGATGCTGGCTGGTACACCGTGTCTGCTGTCAACGGGGCAGGGGTGGCCACATGCCACGCCAGGCTAGAGGTTGCAA cACATACAAATAAGCCACTTCCTGCCCCAAAGCAGTTACGGGTTCGACCAACTTTTAGCAAGTATTTGGCACTTAATGGAAGAGGACTGGATGTGAAACAAGCTTTCTCACCAGAAGGAGAATTTCAGCGGTTGGCTGAGCAGTCTGGACTCTATGAAAGTGATGAACTTTAA
- the MYOT gene encoding myotilin isoform X3 — MYNKQASINSMQKTSDQEIRGTKEALIQDLEKKLRCKDSLLQNGNQRLTYEERMARRLLGPANAASVLDTQGEDSMQNAQHQNAENIRLQVPTTHVRSRPSSRGDDRGHDSIQEKFFQPRFTQVPEDVVIEEGRFCRLDFKVSGLPTPDVMWYQNGRMVHQDQFHKMIVSEKGFHSFIFEAVKSADAGTYECVAVNRAGEASFTVKVEVIAKEHHMPPTFIFKPQSKKVFEGDTARLECQISAIPTPRIYWKRNNEMVQYNTDRISLLHDNTGRICLLIHNATKKDAGWYTVSAVNGAGVATCHARLEVATHTNKPLPAPKQLRVRPTFSKYLALNGRGLDVKQAFSPEGEFQRLAEQSGLYESDEL, encoded by the exons ATGTATAACAAGCAAGCCAGCATCAACTCTATGCAGAAGACATCAGACCAAGAAATTCGAGGAACAAAGGAGGCGCTCATCCAGGACTTGGAAAAGAAACTGCGATGCAAAGACAGCCTCCTCCAGAACGGCAATCAG CGACTGACCTATGAAGAGAGAATGGCTCGCAGGCTGCTGGGACCAGCGAATGCTGCCTCTGTGCTGGACACACAGGGTGAAGACAGCATGCAGAATGCACAG CACCAGAATGCAGAAAACATCAGGCTGCAGGTTCCTACAACACATGTAAG GAGCAGACCATCCTCAAGAGGTGACGATCGTGGACATGACTCAATCCAGGAGAAGTTCTTTCAGCCACGTTTTACACAAGTGCCTGAAGATGTAGTGATTGAGGAAGGGCGGTTCTGCAGGCTCGACTTCAAA GTCAGTGGGCTCCCAACTCCAGATGTGATGTGGTACCAGAATGGAAGGATGGTTCATCAGGATCAGTTCCATAAAATGATAGTGTCAGAAAAGGGATTCCACTCATTTATTTTTGAAGCAGTCAAATCAGCTGATGCAGGGACATACGAATGTGTGGCTGTCAACCGTGCAGGAGAAGCATCTTTCACAGTAAAAGTGGAAGTAATTG CTAAAGAACATCATATGCCTCCAACTTTCATTTTCAAGCCACAAAGCAAAAAGGTTTTTGAAGGAGACACAGCCAGACTCGAATGCCAGATCTCTGCCATCCCAACACCTCGGATTTACTGGAAAAGAAACAACGAAATGGTACAATATAATACAGACCGAATAAG CTTGCTCCATGACAATACTGGAAGGATTTGCCTCCTGATCCATAATGCAACCAAGAAGGATGCTGGCTGGTACACCGTGTCTGCTGTCAACGGGGCAGGGGTGGCCACATGCCACGCCAGGCTAGAGGTTGCAA cACATACAAATAAGCCACTTCCTGCCCCAAAGCAGTTACGGGTTCGACCAACTTTTAGCAAGTATTTGGCACTTAATGGAAGAGGACTGGATGTGAAACAAGCTTTCTCACCAGAAGGAGAATTTCAGCGGTTGGCTGAGCAGTCTGGACTCTATGAAAGTGATGAACTTTAA